In Falsibacillus albus, one genomic interval encodes:
- a CDS encoding 1,4-dihydroxy-2-naphthoate polyprenyltransferase → MSTITRQQNMRQVWWQLTRPHTLTASFVPVLIGTILALFYHTIHAGLFLAMLAACLLIQIATNLFNEYYDFKRGLDTEASVGIGGAIVKGVLKPKTILNTALLMYGFSILLGVYICMNSSWWLALIGLLGMAVGYLYTGGPLPIAYTPFGEILAGLFMGSMFILISFFIQTGVVNRESVLISVPVAILVGAINMSNNIRDLEGDRDFGRKTLAILIGPKGAIMILAVMFLAAYLWVTGLIISGIVSPWLFLVLLSIKKPIDAVSGFIGKTSPKEMMGAMKATAQTNTFFGLLICAGLAISYFL, encoded by the coding sequence ATGTCTACAATTACACGACAGCAGAATATGAGGCAGGTATGGTGGCAGCTGACGCGTCCGCACACCTTGACGGCATCATTTGTACCTGTTTTGATCGGGACGATTTTGGCATTATTCTACCACACAATCCACGCAGGGCTTTTTCTGGCGATGCTTGCAGCTTGTCTGCTCATCCAGATTGCGACGAATTTATTCAATGAATATTATGATTTCAAAAGGGGGCTGGACACAGAAGCGTCTGTTGGCATTGGCGGAGCAATCGTGAAAGGCGTCCTGAAGCCAAAAACCATCTTGAATACGGCATTATTGATGTATGGTTTTTCTATACTATTGGGTGTATATATTTGCATGAACAGCAGCTGGTGGCTAGCACTGATCGGACTTCTTGGGATGGCCGTGGGCTATCTTTATACAGGCGGTCCGCTTCCGATTGCTTATACGCCTTTCGGTGAGATCCTCGCCGGTCTATTCATGGGCAGCATGTTCATTCTCATTTCTTTCTTCATTCAAACAGGCGTAGTGAACAGGGAGAGTGTATTGATTTCGGTTCCAGTTGCGATACTTGTTGGAGCCATCAATATGTCAAACAACATCCGCGACCTTGAAGGTGACAGGGATTTTGGAAGAAAGACGCTGGCGATACTCATAGGTCCTAAAGGGGCAATCATGATTCTTGCGGTAATGTTCCTTGCCGCTTATCTATGGGTCACCGGTTTGATCATATCCGGTATAGTAAGTCCATGGCTATTTCTCGTATTATTATCGATAAAAAAGCCAATCGATGCCGTGAGCGGTTTCATCGGCAAAACTTCACCAAAAGAAATGATGGGAGCCATGAAGGCAACGGCCCAGACCAATACTTTTTTTGGACTTTTAATTTGCGCTGGCTTGGCCATCAGTTACTTTTTGTAA
- a CDS encoding permease — protein sequence MFSQSFLQMNTIFISILIEALPFVLIGVIISSVLQMFVSEEMVAKIIPKNKFLSVLLAVTLGALFPGCECGIVPVTRRLIAKGVPLHAAIGFMLTGPVINPIVLFSTYVAFGNSWSMVLYRGGISFLVAILVGAILSFQFKDSQLKEELHDHHHHHNDGIWGKIKGTLQHTIDEFFAVGKFLVLGAFVAAAMQTFVKTSTLTSLGHGEYSSSIVMMALTYLLSLCSEADAFIASSFRSTFSETALVAFLVFGPMFDVKNTLMLLGVFKKKFVFYLFTYVSVLVFLLTILIVH from the coding sequence ATGTTCAGCCAATCTTTTTTACAAATGAATACCATTTTCATCAGCATATTAATAGAAGCTCTCCCATTCGTACTGATTGGGGTTATCATTTCCAGTGTTCTGCAGATGTTTGTCAGTGAGGAAATGGTGGCGAAAATCATCCCTAAAAATAAATTTTTATCTGTATTATTAGCCGTTACTCTTGGTGCTTTGTTCCCAGGATGCGAATGTGGGATTGTGCCAGTGACAAGACGATTGATTGCCAAGGGCGTTCCCCTCCATGCAGCGATAGGCTTTATGCTTACTGGACCAGTCATCAATCCGATTGTCCTGTTCTCGACATATGTCGCATTCGGAAATAGCTGGAGCATGGTCTTGTACCGCGGCGGGATCTCTTTTCTTGTCGCCATTTTAGTCGGTGCGATCCTATCCTTCCAGTTCAAGGATTCACAATTGAAAGAAGAATTACATGACCATCATCATCACCACAATGATGGAATTTGGGGTAAAATAAAAGGGACTCTGCAGCATACGATCGATGAATTTTTCGCGGTTGGAAAATTCCTTGTACTCGGTGCCTTTGTTGCCGCTGCAATGCAGACGTTTGTGAAGACATCCACCCTGACTTCGTTGGGCCACGGTGAATACTCTTCCTCCATCGTCATGATGGCCTTGACTTATTTACTGTCCCTTTGCTCTGAAGCAGATGCATTTATCGCTTCTTCATTCAGAAGCACTTTTTCGGAAACAGCCCTTGTCGCCTTCCTTGTATTCGGACCTATGTTCGATGTGAAAAATACGCTGATGCTTTTGGGCGTTTTCAAGAAAAAATTTGTTTTTTATTTATTTACGTATGTCAGTGTACTCGTATTTTTATTGACGATTTTAATTGTTCATTGA
- a CDS encoding TIGR03943 family putative permease subunit, producing MLRFIVLLGFSFVFMQLHATGDISKYINMKYSYISFCTIFLLFFLTIMQLYFYAKEGKEKDEEGSCSHDAGCGCGHDHSHDRKGWKSWIAYPILIFPVITSLFLPVATLDSNIVKAKGYHFDVYNDGDPYAQHQFLEPDTSAYYGSDGYYARMDKALKKYIKQDPVVLTDANYLEAMEIIYKHPGDFMGKTLQFKGFAFNDKGLQNDQLFLFRFGIIHCVADSGVFGMLVQFPDAMTVRNDEWMEVEGKMTSEFYQPYKKTIPMIKVDKWKIVPKPKDPYVYNNYK from the coding sequence TTGCTGAGATTCATTGTTCTTTTGGGCTTTTCGTTTGTCTTCATGCAGCTTCATGCAACAGGCGATATTTCCAAATATATTAATATGAAATATTCATATATATCGTTCTGCACCATATTTCTCTTATTCTTTTTGACCATTATGCAGCTTTACTTTTACGCAAAGGAAGGTAAAGAAAAGGATGAAGAAGGATCTTGCAGCCATGATGCCGGCTGCGGATGCGGCCACGATCATTCCCATGATCGAAAAGGGTGGAAGTCTTGGATCGCCTATCCTATCTTGATATTTCCAGTGATAACATCTCTTTTCCTTCCGGTTGCCACACTGGATTCTAATATCGTCAAGGCAAAGGGCTATCATTTCGATGTATACAACGACGGGGACCCTTATGCCCAGCATCAATTTCTGGAACCTGACACAAGCGCATATTACGGATCTGATGGCTATTATGCCCGCATGGACAAAGCGTTGAAAAAATATATTAAACAGGATCCCGTTGTTCTGACTGACGCAAATTATTTGGAAGCGATGGAGATCATCTATAAGCATCCGGGCGATTTCATGGGAAAAACGTTACAATTCAAGGGTTTTGCCTTCAATGATAAAGGTCTGCAAAACGATCAATTATTTTTGTTCCGCTTCGGCATCATCCACTGCGTTGCTGATTCAGGGGTGTTTGGCATGCTCGTCCAATTTCCTGATGCGATGACTGTCAGAAATGATGAATGGATGGAAGTGGAGGGGAAAATGACATCTGAATTTTATCAGCCTTATAAAAAGACCATTCCGATGATAAAAGTGGATAAATGGAAGATCGTCCCGAAACCAAAGGATCCTTATGTTTACAATAATTACAAATAA
- the coaW gene encoding type II pantothenate kinase gives MNTIGIDAGGSLIKIAYIENAHLHTKMFANDELGSLQSWLAILGGSSRFILTGGKAQKLKSVLGKGEVIQEFEATALGTDHLLMKTQKKPAGYILVMIGTGTSIQLVTEHKQLRLLGSGIGGGTIVGLGNLLTGSSDYHQLIQMADDGDRSRLDLLVKDIFESEDTPIPGELTASNFGKPGGIFGVRKEDQIAAVMNMVAETIVLLATQAAQTHQLKDIVFVGSTLNGNNFLKERLTMFQDMLDYKAHFIDRGSFAGAIGAMLWKRRQD, from the coding sequence ATGAATACTATCGGGATAGATGCAGGCGGATCTTTGATTAAAATTGCATATATAGAAAATGCCCATCTTCATACAAAGATGTTTGCAAATGATGAACTCGGCTCTCTTCAAAGCTGGTTGGCCATACTGGGAGGCAGTTCCCGTTTTATCCTTACCGGAGGAAAGGCCCAGAAGTTAAAGTCCGTATTAGGGAAAGGGGAAGTGATCCAGGAATTTGAAGCAACTGCTTTAGGGACGGATCATTTATTAATGAAAACTCAAAAGAAACCAGCAGGCTATATTCTCGTAATGATCGGGACAGGAACGTCAATACAGCTGGTGACAGAACATAAGCAGCTACGTTTGCTAGGAAGCGGCATCGGTGGCGGGACGATAGTCGGATTAGGAAATCTGCTGACCGGAAGCTCTGATTACCATCAACTGATCCAAATGGCGGATGATGGGGATCGAAGCCGTTTGGATTTGTTGGTCAAGGATATTTTTGAATCTGAGGATACCCCGATACCGGGAGAATTGACAGCTTCTAATTTTGGTAAGCCTGGCGGTATATTTGGTGTTCGAAAAGAAGATCAAATCGCAGCAGTAATGAATATGGTCGCTGAAACGATTGTCCTGCTTGCCACTCAAGCCGCTCAAACACATCAACTGAAGGACATTGTTTTTGTCGGCAGTACTTTGAACGGCAATAATTTTTTAAAAGAGAGACTGACGATGTTCCAAGACATGCTTGACTACAAGGCACATTTTATTGATAGAGGCTCCTTTGCAGGGGCTATCGGTGCCATGTTGTGGAAACGTCGTCAAGATTAA
- a CDS encoding magnesium transporter CorA family protein, producing MLIYSSENEQVREVDQMALPALEGNIVWIHFNPDKKHDFHTLLHELKIHPLAKKGLEEFSEIPKVDVFKHEAVVSLFAIKEDYTEAKLSILVGENYVITKEEQSIELLEQLKSDFLVHPEYMSHTGQILFQIFTKVTMGDLKMIDRIADQIQEIERNVFDRPFDNRIARKVYRWKTRLHRLRNGIEAQGNVMETMSRSDFPFINEEAGFYFQTLNNNYTRVVNALDSFKENLNSIFNLQMTLKADHSNAIMKTLTLFSVIFIPMTFIAGLNGMNFTIMPELKWKYGYLFALILMFSVGMAIALYFKSKGWWGEQENTKMKDPR from the coding sequence ATGCTTATTTACTCATCTGAAAATGAACAGGTTCGTGAAGTTGATCAGATGGCACTTCCAGCATTAGAAGGAAATATCGTTTGGATTCATTTCAATCCCGATAAGAAACATGATTTCCATACTTTACTGCATGAATTGAAAATCCATCCACTTGCCAAAAAAGGATTGGAGGAGTTTAGTGAGATTCCAAAAGTGGATGTGTTCAAGCATGAAGCGGTGGTGTCGCTTTTTGCCATAAAAGAGGATTATACCGAAGCTAAATTGTCGATTTTGGTTGGGGAAAATTATGTGATTACAAAGGAAGAGCAAAGCATCGAGTTGCTTGAGCAGCTGAAAAGTGATTTCCTTGTCCACCCAGAGTATATGTCCCATACCGGGCAAATTCTGTTCCAAATATTCACAAAGGTGACAATGGGGGATTTGAAAATGATCGATCGGATAGCGGACCAAATTCAAGAAATAGAGCGCAATGTGTTCGATCGGCCTTTTGATAATCGAATAGCCAGGAAAGTATATCGCTGGAAAACCCGGCTGCACAGATTGAGAAACGGTATTGAGGCGCAAGGGAATGTAATGGAAACGATGAGCAGGTCTGATTTTCCTTTCATAAATGAGGAAGCTGGATTTTATTTTCAGACACTGAATAATAATTACACCCGTGTTGTAAATGCATTGGACTCCTTCAAAGAAAATTTAAACAGTATTTTCAATTTGCAAATGACATTAAAGGCAGATCATTCAAATGCAATCATGAAGACTCTTACGCTGTTCAGCGTCATTTTCATCCCCATGACTTTCATTGCAGGATTGAATGGCATGAATTTCACCATTATGCCTGAGCTGAAATGGAAGTATGGCTATTTATTCGCCTTGATCCTCATGTTCAGTGTAGGAATGGCCATCGCTTTGTACTTCAAATCAAAAGGGTGGTGGGGAGAGCAAGAAAACACAAAAATGAAGGATCCTCGATGA
- a CDS encoding NAD(P)-dependent oxidoreductase, with protein sequence MNIIVFGASGGTGEHVVQQTLEEGHSVTAFVRNPEKLTISYEQLKIIKGDALKFDDAAKAIEGHDVVISCLGAHGLGKTTELSQMTSNIIEGMKQHNVNRILYMASAGIYKEIPGITGWLAQKILKNVLEDHRRAVDQLAQSDFEWTAARPMGLTKKELTAHYRTKAEGIPEGGRNISRADVAHFFTRELQNRQFIRQSVGLAY encoded by the coding sequence TTGAACATTATTGTGTTTGGGGCAAGCGGCGGGACTGGTGAACATGTTGTCCAGCAAACGTTGGAGGAAGGCCATTCAGTGACCGCATTCGTTCGAAATCCAGAAAAATTAACGATTTCCTATGAGCAGCTAAAAATCATCAAGGGAGATGCTTTGAAATTTGATGACGCGGCCAAAGCCATCGAAGGGCATGATGTGGTCATCTCGTGCCTCGGTGCACATGGATTGGGGAAAACAACTGAACTTAGCCAAATGACTTCAAATATCATTGAAGGCATGAAACAGCATAATGTGAATCGTATTCTGTATATGGCCTCTGCAGGGATTTACAAAGAAATTCCAGGCATAACGGGCTGGCTCGCCCAGAAAATTTTAAAAAATGTACTGGAAGACCATCGCCGAGCGGTAGATCAGCTTGCACAATCGGACTTTGAATGGACGGCAGCACGCCCGATGGGGTTGACCAAAAAAGAACTGACGGCTCATTATAGAACTAAAGCGGAAGGCATACCGGAAGGCGGAAGAAATATTTCCAGAGCTGATGTCGCACACTTTTTCACAAGAGAGCTCCAAAACCGCCAATTTATTAGACAATCCGTCGGTCTTGCCTATTAG
- a CDS encoding AAA family ATPase, protein MRPMKLTMQAFGPYAGAETIDFTELGNRKMFVISGKTGAGKTTIFDGISFSIYGRASGEDRSGADLRSQFAEDSMLTETSLLFSLRNETYFIKRSPQQEKKKERGEGFTTVGAKAELYIIDGDGNQKLLGANVREVDEKIKEIIQLDFNQFRQILMIPQGEFRKLLVSDSKDKELILQRLFHTEFYKKIEDKLKEEAGELKKIVERQVIERTNKLRQIHVEGNEDLKSAIALETPNDQMILTILFDVIEAMEQKMAELHEQVDVQQKERDAWQKKLIEAESVLRQFRSKKELEDRKQELDSHKEIFEEKKKAITKAYKAALLHQQEELCHRLRREWDDAKENLQMIIKKKEGLSTHLKQAEKVFEEEINKDEVRKKTAEEINLLANIKNDVFAFESLNKQTAQLQLKQQEMAKQMYKNNDILEKNEAFKKELQEKKKHLEKAKYEKLELERSEEKIKMQLLQLDKLSVLFEKDSQAKEQLNKQNKLLEQVKERLMDAKSGYEAIDQKWRTGQAGILAHQLVQGEACPVCGSEQHPLPAIMNQELPSEQDLKSAKEAVSKLEEERAQIETTLYEAKSRAEMIQLQVLELENEIKESIPNFQAEFLDAHRNGIASNYEDLKQKIHYLQDVLSHEEELEKMVSSNDAERLEVEGSQKELERESNQINERFIEKRTELHRMKSSIPEELRSTSQYEDRWTKVNDRLKKMEKALEDARSSFQQLKEQYSGMHSRHEQMLGLVNKADENLKAERESFKTMMENQGFASYQEYSESKMSEKGIQSLEEEVKNFGEELRSVTDRFHELSQSLKEVDPPDMEKLQLKMKEITSILQEKLDAHTNIVIRIRDNKAILKDVQQINESIKDAEQRYQLIGHLSDMARGQNTYRITFERFVLASFLDEILRIANERLSKMTSGRYQLLRKTDRSKGNVQSGLELLIFDQYTGQERHVKTLSGGESFKASLSLALGLAEVVQQHAGGVSLETMFIDEGFGTLDPESLDNAIEALMDIQSSGRLVGVISHVPELKERIDARLEVISSQNGSRTEFVFL, encoded by the coding sequence ATGAGACCGATGAAATTGACCATGCAGGCTTTCGGTCCATATGCAGGTGCTGAAACCATTGACTTTACAGAATTGGGAAATCGTAAAATGTTTGTGATTTCAGGAAAAACAGGTGCGGGGAAAACGACCATTTTCGATGGCATCAGCTTTTCCATCTATGGAAGGGCGAGTGGAGAGGATCGAAGCGGAGCGGACTTAAGAAGCCAATTTGCAGAGGATTCAATGCTGACCGAAACTTCTTTATTATTTTCTCTTCGCAACGAGACTTATTTCATCAAACGGTCCCCTCAACAGGAAAAGAAAAAAGAACGTGGTGAGGGTTTTACCACTGTCGGAGCAAAAGCGGAGCTGTATATCATTGATGGGGATGGGAATCAAAAGCTTTTAGGTGCAAACGTAAGGGAAGTTGATGAGAAAATAAAGGAGATCATTCAACTCGATTTCAATCAGTTCAGGCAGATCCTTATGATCCCTCAAGGTGAATTCCGGAAGCTCTTGGTCTCAGACAGCAAAGATAAAGAACTCATCCTGCAGCGCCTTTTCCATACCGAATTTTATAAAAAGATTGAAGATAAATTAAAAGAAGAAGCGGGTGAATTAAAAAAAATTGTTGAAAGACAGGTCATTGAGCGGACCAATAAGCTCCGTCAAATCCATGTTGAAGGAAATGAAGACCTCAAGTCTGCAATCGCATTGGAAACGCCGAATGACCAGATGATCCTTACCATTCTTTTCGATGTGATAGAAGCCATGGAACAGAAAATGGCCGAACTGCATGAGCAGGTGGATGTTCAGCAAAAAGAGCGGGATGCTTGGCAAAAAAAACTGATTGAGGCAGAATCCGTCCTGCGACAGTTCCGATCAAAGAAAGAACTAGAGGATAGGAAGCAGGAATTGGATTCGCACAAAGAAATATTTGAAGAGAAGAAAAAGGCGATAACTAAAGCATATAAAGCAGCATTGCTTCATCAGCAAGAGGAGCTATGCCACCGTCTTCGCAGAGAATGGGACGATGCGAAAGAGAACCTTCAAATGATTATTAAGAAAAAAGAGGGGCTTTCAACTCATTTAAAACAAGCAGAGAAGGTTTTCGAAGAAGAAATCAACAAAGATGAGGTCAGAAAAAAAACAGCTGAAGAAATCAACTTGTTAGCCAATATAAAAAATGATGTTTTTGCGTTTGAATCCTTAAATAAACAAACCGCTCAACTGCAATTGAAGCAGCAGGAAATGGCAAAGCAAATGTACAAAAACAACGATATTCTTGAGAAGAATGAAGCATTCAAAAAGGAATTGCAGGAAAAGAAGAAGCACCTTGAAAAAGCGAAGTATGAAAAGCTGGAGCTTGAAAGAAGCGAAGAAAAAATCAAAATGCAGCTCCTCCAGCTTGATAAATTATCGGTCCTGTTCGAGAAAGATTCGCAAGCAAAGGAGCAGTTAAATAAGCAGAATAAACTGCTCGAGCAAGTAAAGGAAAGACTGATGGATGCAAAGAGCGGCTATGAAGCGATTGATCAGAAATGGCGTACAGGACAGGCTGGGATTCTGGCGCATCAACTCGTACAAGGGGAAGCCTGTCCCGTATGCGGTTCCGAGCAACATCCATTGCCTGCGATAATGAATCAAGAATTGCCTTCGGAACAAGATTTGAAATCGGCAAAGGAAGCAGTCTCTAAACTGGAGGAAGAAAGGGCTCAAATAGAGACCACTTTATACGAAGCTAAGTCGAGGGCTGAGATGATTCAGCTGCAGGTGCTCGAGCTTGAAAACGAAATCAAAGAATCCATTCCCAATTTTCAGGCAGAGTTCTTGGACGCCCATCGAAACGGAATAGCTTCCAATTACGAAGACCTGAAACAAAAAATCCACTACCTACAGGATGTTCTTTCTCATGAAGAAGAATTGGAAAAAATGGTATCCTCCAACGATGCTGAGCGCCTTGAAGTGGAAGGTTCCCAAAAAGAATTGGAAAGAGAGTCCAACCAAATTAATGAGCGATTCATCGAAAAAAGGACCGAGCTTCATAGGATGAAAAGTTCGATACCGGAAGAGCTGCGGTCAACATCCCAATACGAGGATAGATGGACAAAAGTGAATGATCGGCTGAAAAAAATGGAAAAGGCACTTGAGGACGCAAGATCTTCCTTCCAACAATTGAAAGAGCAATATTCAGGGATGCATTCCCGACATGAACAGATGTTGGGATTGGTGAACAAGGCAGATGAAAATCTGAAAGCTGAAAGAGAAAGCTTTAAAACAATGATGGAAAATCAAGGATTTGCTTCTTATCAGGAATACAGCGAATCGAAAATGTCGGAAAAGGGCATTCAATCTTTGGAGGAAGAAGTGAAAAACTTTGGAGAGGAACTGCGATCCGTAACGGATCGGTTCCATGAACTGTCACAGTCTTTAAAAGAGGTAGATCCTCCAGATATGGAAAAACTTCAGTTAAAGATGAAGGAAATCACTTCTATTCTTCAGGAAAAACTGGATGCCCATACAAACATAGTCATTCGAATTCGTGACAATAAAGCGATATTGAAAGATGTCCAGCAAATAAACGAAAGTATTAAGGATGCGGAACAGCGCTATCAATTGATCGGTCATTTGTCTGATATGGCGAGGGGGCAAAATACGTATCGAATTACGTTTGAAAGGTTTGTACTTGCCTCATTCTTAGACGAAATCCTGAGGATCGCCAATGAAAGGCTGTCCAAGATGACAAGCGGACGATATCAGTTGTTAAGGAAAACGGACCGTTCCAAAGGGAATGTGCAAAGCGGACTTGAGCTCCTCATTTTTGATCAGTATACTGGCCAGGAGCGACACGTCAAAACGCTTTCTGGAGGAGAAAGTTTCAAGGCTTCCCTTTCGCTTGCATTAGGATTGGCGGAAGTCGTACAGCAGCACGCCGGCGGAGTTTCATTGGAAACCATGTTCATAGACGAAGGCTTTGGAACCTTAGATCCGGAATCCCTTGACAACGCCATCGAGGCATTGATGGATATCCAGAGCAGTGGACGCCTCGTCGGTGTCATATCACACGTCCCAGAGCTCAAGGAACGTATAGATGCCCGACTGGAAGTCATCAGCAGCCAGAACGGAAGCCGGACTGAATTCGTTTTTCTTTAG
- a CDS encoding exonuclease SbcCD subunit D — protein sequence MKFIHTADWHLGKLVHGVYMTSEQRYVLEQFVRLVEEEKPDAVIIAGDLYDRSVPPTDAVDLLDEILFKINVELETPIIAVSGNHDSAERLSFGSSWYRHNQFYLKGKLSKDFSPVHLNGADFYLVPYAEPGLVRQVLEDDTIHSHQDAMKAIIGKIEENLDPHKPNIFVGHAFVLGGKETDSERTLSVGGSGCVTSDLFAPFSYTAMGHLHSPDALKHESIRYSGSLLKYSFSESKQRKSVSLIEVSENGEINIEERVLKPERDMRELEGHLEELLDPSVYEAQKSDDYLKITLRDEGALIDPINKLRQVYPNILHLERKIDVLDMKEKQFFQSVKSEKKSELELFESFYHEMTSLEFNEDKRLILADIITKAQKEEAAK from the coding sequence ATGAAGTTTATCCATACAGCTGATTGGCATCTTGGAAAGCTGGTACATGGTGTATATATGACAAGTGAACAGAGATACGTCCTGGAGCAATTCGTCCGTCTTGTAGAAGAGGAAAAACCAGATGCGGTGATCATTGCAGGTGATTTATATGACAGGTCTGTCCCGCCTACGGATGCGGTTGATTTACTGGATGAGATATTATTCAAGATCAATGTGGAATTAGAGACCCCGATCATCGCCGTCTCAGGCAATCATGATAGTGCGGAAAGATTATCATTTGGTTCCTCTTGGTACCGCCATAATCAATTTTATTTAAAAGGAAAATTGTCCAAGGATTTCAGCCCTGTCCATTTGAACGGCGCGGATTTTTATCTTGTCCCATATGCAGAACCCGGACTTGTCAGACAGGTTCTTGAGGATGATACGATCCATAGCCACCAAGATGCAATGAAAGCGATCATAGGGAAAATAGAAGAGAATCTTGACCCACACAAACCGAATATATTTGTAGGACATGCCTTTGTATTGGGAGGAAAAGAAACAGACTCCGAAAGAACATTGTCGGTGGGGGGATCGGGATGTGTCACATCTGATTTATTCGCACCCTTTTCCTACACAGCCATGGGCCATTTACATAGTCCGGATGCATTGAAGCACGAATCCATCCGATATTCAGGTTCACTATTAAAATATTCTTTTTCTGAATCGAAGCAAAGAAAAAGCGTTTCTTTAATAGAGGTATCTGAAAATGGTGAAATCAATATCGAGGAAAGGGTCCTTAAACCGGAACGGGATATGCGCGAGTTGGAGGGGCATTTAGAAGAGTTGCTCGATCCATCAGTTTATGAAGCGCAGAAATCAGATGACTACTTGAAAATCACTCTCCGTGATGAAGGTGCATTGATTGATCCAATTAACAAATTAAGACAGGTATATCCAAATATCTTGCACTTGGAGCGCAAGATAGATGTGCTCGATATGAAGGAAAAGCAATTCTTCCAATCTGTGAAGAGTGAGAAAAAATCTGAGCTGGAGCTATTCGAAAGCTTCTACCATGAAATGACATCGCTTGAATTTAATGAAGATAAAAGGCTGATACTTGCTGATATTATTACAAAGGCTCAGAAAGAGGAGGCAGCGAAATGA
- a CDS encoding DMT family transporter, which yields MKSYIFLALAIASELFGTSMLKASEGFSKPFPAIGVIIGFGSAFFFLSMSLKVIPLSVAYAIWSGVGTAATVVIGVLVWKEKISPASLAGIALIIAGVILLNLKSPGHK from the coding sequence ATGAAGTCATACATATTTTTGGCGCTCGCCATTGCATCAGAGTTATTCGGTACATCAATGCTAAAGGCATCAGAAGGTTTTTCAAAGCCGTTCCCTGCAATCGGGGTGATCATTGGTTTTGGTTCCGCATTTTTTTTCCTCTCAATGTCTTTGAAAGTCATTCCGCTCAGTGTCGCCTATGCAATATGGTCCGGGGTAGGGACTGCTGCAACCGTCGTCATCGGTGTCCTGGTATGGAAGGAAAAAATCAGTCCGGCCAGTCTTGCAGGAATTGCATTGATCATTGCTGGAGTCATACTATTGAATCTAAAATCACCTGGACATAAATAA